CAAAACACCACCCACCACGTCCTTTCTTCAGGGTGTGAATGGCAGACCTATACCAGTGGGTGAATTGTAAATCACTATGAGTTATTACAACAGGACTGTTTCAAAAGCAAACAATGAGCGACCCTCTGCCTCTAGCTTACTCCATAGTCCTCTATCTCCCACGGCTTCTCCCTCTCCGCCTTCACCCGGTCTTGctctcatctccctccctctatcgtTCCTTCATCTCCAACCACCCCTCCGTCCATCCACCTCTCTCCAGCCAACTCTCTAACacctctgaaacacacaccccctctgGTTGTAAcatccccttccctctctaGTTGTAACACCACCCTCCCCTCTAGTTGTtacaccaccctccccctctagttgttacaccaccctccccctctagttgtaacaccaccctcctcctctagttGTAACACCATCCTCCCCTCTAGTTGtaacaccaccctcctcctctagttgtaacaccaccctccccctctagttgtaacaccaccctcctcctctagttgtaacaccaccctcctcctctagttgtaacaccaccctccccctctagtTGTAacaccgccctcctcctctagttgtaacaccaccctcctcctctagttgtaacaccaccctcctcctctagttgtaacaccaccctccccctctagttgtaacaccaccctcctcctctagttgtaacaccaccctccccctctagttgtaacaccaccctccccctctagttgtaacaccaccctcctcctctagttgtaacaccaccctccccctctagttgtaacaccaccctccccctctagttgtaacaccaccctcctcctctagttgtaacaccaccctcccctctagttgtaacaccaccctcctcctctagttGTAACACCACCCTCCTTCTCTAGTTGtaacaccaccctcctcctctagttGTAACACCACCCTCCTTCTCTAGTTGtaacaccaccctcctcctctagttGTAACACCACCCTCCTTCTCTAGTTGTaacaccaccctccccctctagttgtaacaccaccctcctcctctagttgtaacaccaccctccccctctagtTGTAACACCACCCTCCTTCTCTAGTTgtaacaccccctcccccctcctctactTGTAACCCCCTCTTCTCTACTTGTaactgtccccccctccccttattGTACCCCCCTCCTCGAGTAGTAACCCCCCATCCTCTAGGTGTTACCCCTCCTCCAATcgtgctacccccccccccccccccccctcccttagtTGTAACATCCCCCCTACTCTGGTTGCAACACCCCATCCCTAATGTagttttacccccccccccctctatttgtagcccccacccctcccctagTGGTAACTAGTTGTACAACTCCACGTAGTTTGCGGGCAGCATGCCAGTCTTCCCAGTGCGCTGCACGGTGCCGTACATCCAGCCCTCGTCGATGTGCTGGGCGTTGACGATGACGTCGCCGTCACGGAACGACACCTCGTCGTGGTCCTGAGCCGCGTAGTCGTACAGCGCACGGTACACgcgctggacacacacacaacaatggttagaggttagggtggATCAGAcgctattttgtgtgtgtgtgtgtgtgtgtgtgtgtgtgtgtgtgtgtgtgtgtgtgtgtgtgtgtgtgtgtgtgtgtgtgtgtgtgtgtgtgtgtgtgtgtgtgtgtgtgcgtgtgtttgtgtgcatgtttcatCATTGTGTCTGCCGGTCATGTATGTGGACAGATATCCCGTTATTTACAAATTCTTCACTCTATCAATCCATCCACCGTCAatcctccatccatccaaaATGCAACACAATCCTCTCACGCACACCCCCACaccttacgcacacacacagaccaacacatacccacacaccctCACAGGGCTACCTGAGGTTCAACCTTTATACTCAAGACATTGATTGGACCGTACCATTGGAGCTGAGTGCGGGGGAGATGTGACGGATCTGACGGAGGACATGCTGGTCTGATGCATGTAGCCATGGTAACCCTGCTGCGGAACACCCTGGTTGTAGGCTCCGGGAAGGACAGGagctgggtgagagagagaaacaagatggaggagacagagggagacaggaacagacaaaaagacagaaagagagagacacacaaaggtGTGAAAGAAGTgatgggagagaaagggggaggggtggatgaAATAGTGAGGCAAGATagtcaaaacaataaaaaatagaaagaagTAAAAGGGAAAAATAAAGGGAGTGAATTAGTCAGCCATCTGAAACACATGGACATGATTCTAATTCGACTTCACTAGAAGTTTAGTCAGTGGAGAACGAGGACGAGCGCAGCTCATCCTGGGTGTGACCCCCGCTGTGGCCGTTAGGAAGTGTCAGCAGATCAGAGTGTTTCACAAACAGGAATGACACACCGCAGCGTCCCTCACACAACAGACCTGGGAAAAAGTTGTGAATTAGGAAGACACACAGCATACAATACGAACTTCATAACCTTATTAAAACAGCAATGTCACTGTGGTGCAGTATAAATAGCATACACCATGCAATCCATCCTTGAGTAACATTAGCCACTTCCTGGAAGCTTTTATCTTAAACAGTCCGCATTATTGCCATGCCGTTTTAGTATTGATGTGACCCCAGGTGGAAAAAGGTGGTAAAAATAAGGCTACAAAGAGAGCAAAATATGTTCTTAGTTGTGACTTCACATGCCTTCATCCTGAatggtgtgtgactgtgtgtgtgtgtgtgtgtgtgtgtgtgtgtgtgtgtgtgtgtgtgtgtgtgtgtgtgtgtgtgtgtgtgtgtgtgtgtgtgtgtgtgtgtgactgtgtgtgtgtgtgtgtgtgtgtgtgtgtgtttttttctgtgtgtgtgtgtgtgtgtgtgtgtgtgtgtgtgtgtgtgtgtgtgtgtgtgtgtgtgtgtgtgtgtgtgtgtgtgtgtgtgtgtgtgtgtgtgtgtgtgtgtgtgttatagatCACTTTATGTTTTtagttgtgtttgtctgtatgtcgttTGTAAACCAGTATACCAGGTGTGGAGTTGCTGCTGTGCTcccaaaggtcagaggtcagagagctGAATGACTGAGTTTGACTTTGCAAAGACTGCTGAGAGGGCTGTCTGCTCAGTTTCTGGCTGGCCCGCTCTGACACAGCaacgccaccagagggcagcacacaaccagcaaacacacaggcacacacacacacacaatggacatGGGAAGAAATGGTAAAGATGTCAAATTCAACTGACAAAAACTGtgtaaactgtaaacatagaaCAAAAACACCACAAGTCATTGAAGATAAATGAACAGAGATAGACACAATGATACAATTACCAAATCAAAAATGACAAGATAGGATGAAAGGAAGGAAGAAtgagggagaatgagagagagagagagagagagagagagagagagagagagagagagagagagagagagagagagagagagagagagaggtgaactGAGGGAGGGATGACAGTGCCACTACCAGACATTCTGCGGAGGCTCATGGATTGAACGTTGTcttccacagggtcaaagtCAAAGATGGAGCCTGGATCTGTCCTCCACACGGCTAGGTCTACACCcgggaggtcaaaggttacaATAGGAAGTCAAAGCTTTAGTTACACCAACGATGAAACCCAACCAAAGAGTGGAGCCTGGATCTCAGGCATTTCTTCTTGTCCGTTGAAGCCGGGCAAAGACCTGTCAATTACTCTTAAATGCATTCATTCAATTATTAATTGACACATTGATTCATAAGCACATCAGCTCAAAGCTGAAATTCTAATGGTAAGTACATTTAGGCAAATATGAGAATGTAAACTCCTCCTAGACTCCTCTTTTGTGTAACTTCACGTGGGTCTGCAccatgtgtgtccctgtgtacctttatgtgtgtgcggtgggggttgtgtgtctttggatgtgtgtgaggggggttaCTCACCCACGATGATGCCGCCAGGCCTCCTGTCCGTCTCCGCCCCCAGTGGGTGTGTCCCTTTGCTGTAGGCCGCTTCTCCAACCATCTGATTGGCCCGTTGGTAGTTGTCCGTGCTGGGATCATCCAATCCTGGTGTAGATCCGCGGCCACGTGCACGCTCAAAGTCCTCATGGTACTTGGCCTGTGGAACGAAAAAGTGTGCACACCCGCACACCCGTTATGGCTTGGTTCATAGCCAGGAACAGATGGATGTAATGTGAagatattaacacacacacacacacaccaacacattatGGAGCAATGAcaccttttcattttcttttttcattcctCATTCACACATAATGACCATAACACACTGAAACGCTTACTtgcataatacacacacacacacacacacacacacacacacacacacacacacaaacacacacacacacacacacacatactcacgggTGCATTTAGTCAGTGAACAAATAAAACTCCACACAGAGAATAGTTATTTTAGGTTCtttattaatacacacacatgctctcacacgcacacgcacgcacacacacacacacacacacacacacacacacacacacacacgaacttCGACCGCTGGCGATGCTGTTAATTCCTGGTGCTGCAGTCCGACTCACGGTGCTCGGTCCCTAAAGTTAGCTCCTCCCACGGCAATGGAGGTGGCCATGGCAACCAGGCTGTTACCATAGAGATGAAGTCCTGAGACTTCCTGACACGTCTATATTCGGGCGTGTCCAGCTCATTGCAACTCCGCCCCCTCTGCTCCTGAAGCCCCCGCTGGTACTTCACCTGTgtccacgcatacacacacacacacacacacacacacacacacacacacacacacacacacacacacacacacacacacacacacacacacacacacacacacacacacacacacacacacacaaatacacacacacacacacacacacacacacacacacacacacacacacacacacacacacacacacaaactttagcAGCTTTAAGGCATTTATCAATCTCCATGCCTGCTTATGTACTTGAAAAACATGttacggtatgtgtgtgtatctgtgcgtgtgtgtgtgtgcgtgtatgcgtgactgcgtgtgtgcgtttgtgtatctgtgtgcctgtgtgcatgtggtaGAGACTAGCCGAGCTGATGTTGTCCTGGTTCTGCTTGATTCGCTCCAGTTCCGGGGTCACCCCCAGGTTACTGACACCCCCTCCATGCTGTTTATACTTCACCtggaggacagacacacacacacacacacacacacacacacacacacacacacacacacacacacacacacacacacacacacacacacacacacacacacacacacacacacacacacacacacacacacacacacacacacacacacacacagattctccTCATTAGTGGTGGTTGGTGGACAGGTTGCCCATGGTGACCAGACTATGGCTCCAGAGGACTTGTTGGCTGTTCTGGTTTGTttatgagtttgtatttgttaaCGTGTGTTcctgagtctgtgtgtatgtgtgtgtgtgtgtgtgtgattgggtcTACACTTgttcctgagtttgtgtgtgtatgttggtctTTCTCAATGGGGTTGTTTCAATGGGGTATTGTTCTGCATGGTTGACACATTTCTGCTAATGACCCCATGAAATATGtgcctgtttatgtgtgtgtgtgtgtgtgtgtgtttgtgtttgtgtttgtgtttgtgtttgtgtttgtgtgtgtgtgtgtgtgtgtgtgtgtgtgtgtgtgtgtgtgtgtgtgtgtgtgtgtgtgtgtgtgtgtgggtgtgtgtgtgtgtgtgtgtgtgtgtgtgtgtgtgtgtgtgttccagcagGTCCACTCACAGAGCTGATGTTCTCCTGGTTCCTTCGGACCCGCTCAATCTCTAGTGTGTCGGTCACGGCGGTCCCGCAGCCCACCCCCTCCCTGTACTGGACCTGAGGAGAAACACACGTCAGGACCCAGAACCAAGCGCACCCTACCACACACCGTCAGAACCACCGCACCCTACCAGACACAATCAGAACCAAGCGCACCCCACCAGACACCGTCAGAACCAAGCGCACCCCAACAGACACCGTCAGAACCAAGCGCACCCGACCAGACACTGTCAGAACCAAGCACACCCCACCACACACCGTCAGAACCAAGCGCACCCGACCAGACACTGTCAGAACCAAGCACACCCCACCAGATACCGTCAGAACCAAGCGCACCCGACCAGACACCGTCAGATCCAAGCGCACCCGACCAGACGCCGTCAGAACGGTCAGAAATTAATGGGGACTTGATTGATTACTTGAAAATGGATGGTTTCATTGGAGTTATTGAATATTGCTTTGTCATGTAACAGAAAAATAGACAACATTTGATAACTTTCCCTGTCAGTGAGCTAAAATGCCCCCTGAATCCAATTATAAGGGGGCAGAGGAAAACTAAGTAGAAAAGTCAAAGTCctacccggtgtgtgtgtgtgtgtgtgtgtgtgtgtgtgtgtgtgtgtgtgtgtgtgtgtgtgtgtgtgtgtgtgtgtgtgtgtgtgtgtgtgtgtgtgtgtgtgtgtgtgtgtgtgtgtgtgtgtgtgtgtgtttggtgtgtgtgtgtgtctgcctacaTCACTTATCCTCTTGGTGTTCTCTCGGGCCAGGATTATCTCCGGGGTCTCGCTGACTGAGGACTTCAGACTTCTCATGACCTTGGAGTCCCAGGAGTAGTGGAGCTACcagcagcagacagacacaagGTTTACACCACTTTACATCACCACAAATACACTACTAAATGAACGTTTCAGAACAATGATAGCAGATTAACGTTACATGTCAACAAATGACGATACTAAATCACATTacattttaaaaaataacacaatacTACATTAACATTACATGACAACAAATTAGAAATCAAAAAGGGTAACATTCGAATTAGCTTGTAGCTTAAAATTACCTGGATATATCTGTAGTGAGTGCTTAATTATAGTGATTGAAGTAATGTTATCATTAAAATCAtatcctgtgtgcgtgtgtcggtgtgtgtgtgtgtgtgtttggtttgggtttgtttagtgtgtgtatgtgtttggtgtgtgtatgtgtgtgtgtgtgtgtgtgtgtgtgtttggtgtgtgcgtctgtatgtgtgcgtgtgtgtgtttggtgtgtgtgtgtgtgtgtgtgtgtgtgtgtgtgtgtgtgtgtgtgtgtgtgtgtgtgtgtgtgtgtgtgtgttttgtgtgtgtgtgtgtgtgtgtgtgtgtgtgtgtgtgtgtgtgtgtgtgtgtgtgtgtgtgtgtgtgtgtgtgtgtgtgtgtgtgtgtgtgtgtgtgcgcgcgctcacAGAGCTGATGTTCCTCTGGTTGgtcttcactctctccctctctggagcGTCTGAGAACGTGGCGTAGCTTCCCTTCATCCTCTCTGCCTCGTCCTTATACctcttctacacacacacacaggcccgcacaggcagacacacacacacacacacacacacacacacacacacacacacacacacacacacacaaaagtacacacaaaagcacacgcacacacacatatgcagacagCAAGACAAACAGGTGAAGGCACAAAGGAGTTTGTCATTTTATAAACGTGCCCGATCCTATTTGTTTGTTATGATATTTATGATAAATATCTATTTAATATATCTTACATCCTCTGTACTGTATAATTGTTAACagttatttgtgtattttattgttttaaaattGTATATTCTCAAAAATATCTTATACTATGAATGGActgaagacaaacacacacgcacgcacgcacgcacggacacacacacacacacacacacacacacacacacatgcacggacacacacacctggctgtAAACATCTTTGAGGTAGGCGGCGTGGAGCAGCTCTGGGGTGTCTGTGACCGTTCCGAATGAGCTCTCCCTCAGCTGGTCTGTCTGCTTGTAGgacttctacacacacacacacacacacacacacacacacacacacacacacacacacacacacacacacacacacacacacacacacacacacacacacacacacacacacacacaagcacacacacacacataagcacacacacacacacacacacacacacaccaaatagaaagacacagacacacaccgacaaccacaagtgcgcgcacacacacacacacacacacaaacacacaaacaaacgtgcacacacagaaacacaaacacaaaaacatacacgcacacgtgccgacacacagacacaaatacacccccacacacacacacacacacacaataatgtaTTAACAAAAGAAGAGTGATATGAATAATTAATGATCAGGGTGGAGATAAGTTACAAGAGGGGCAAAATTAATTTATTAGTCAGCACGCTGCATATCTGCAAGCTGTTGGTTACCATGTAGACCATTCTTGCCATTTACCATCCTTTGTATACATAAACATATTATTCACCCTAAAGCCTTCCATCTGTAAGGTCTGCGCCAGCAGGGCTATGATGGATACGACAACAACACAAGATGTAACCCTGTTGTGATCCTGATCGTCaacttgttgttgttggtgggcAGAGATGGCAAGTCAAGTAGGGAAATAATCAAATCACTTTTCAAGATCATAAGGCAATTTTTTTGTAGCTACCTGGCTCTGTATTTCAGAGG
This is a stretch of genomic DNA from Gadus macrocephalus chromosome 23, ASM3116895v1. It encodes these proteins:
- the nebl gene encoding nebulette isoform X1, translating into MNPPCARCGKVVYPTERVNCLDKNWHKGCFHCEVCKMTLNMKNYKGYDKTPYCNAHYPKTSFTTVKDTPENMRLRQQSELQSQVKYKKDFEESKGRGFSMVSDTPEMQRLRRTQEHISNAKYHEDFERARGRGSTPGLDDPSTDNYQRANQMVGEAAYSKGTHPLGAETDRRPGGIIVDLAVWRTDPGSIFDFDPVEDNVQSMSLRRMSERASQKLSRQPSQQSLQSQTQSFSSLTSDLWEHSSNSTPAPVLPGAYNQGVPQQGYHGYMHQTSMSSVRSVTSPPHSAPMRVYRALYDYAAQDHDEVSFRDGDVIVNAQHIDEGWMYGTVQRTGKTGMLPANYVELYN
- the nebl gene encoding nebulette isoform X2, whose protein sequence is MNPPCARCGKVVYPTERVNCLDKNWHKGCFHCEVCKMTLNMKNYKGYDKTPYCNAHYPKTSFTTVKDTPENMRLRQQSELQSQVKYKKDFEESKGRGFSMVSDTPEMQRLRRTQEHISNAKYHEDFERARGRGSTPGLDDPSTDNYQRANQMVGEAAYSKGTHPLGAETDRRPGGIIVAPVLPGAYNQGVPQQGYHGYMHQTSMSSVRSVTSPPHSAPMRVYRALYDYAAQDHDEVSFRDGDVIVNAQHIDEGWMYGTVQRTGKTGMLPANYVELYN